One part of the Nostoc sp. PCC 7120 = FACHB-418 genome encodes these proteins:
- a CDS encoding sensor histidine kinase — protein MIKKGWRWTKSLPLASRLFVSHLVVMIVGLISLVIISKVSSPRFFVLHLERLESEGVNLINVRADLVQGFEIAWRSSTIWSVLVGSTAAGGLSYWVSKRIMQRLTEMEQITQQFAAGHLQARLPLSDIPELNRLGTSFNRMAASLEGVEARRRELIGDMTHELRTPLTVVRGYLEELADGEIEPSPEVYRRLAKETRRLERLVNDLQELSKAEAGYLPIRIQSVNLYPLLESLVERFSDQLLEDGPVLLAELTPQMPLVLADIDRTEQILVNLLGNAIRYTTTGSITIRTWTENRQLWIAVIDTGIGIASEDIPHVFERFWRADQSRDRHSGGTGIGLTITKHLVELQSGEIHLDSELGIGSTFRFCLPLA, from the coding sequence ATGATTAAAAAAGGTTGGCGTTGGACAAAATCCCTACCTTTAGCATCCCGCTTGTTTGTCTCCCACTTAGTGGTGATGATAGTGGGATTAATTAGTCTTGTCATTATTAGTAAAGTTTCGTCGCCCCGCTTTTTTGTCCTGCACTTAGAAAGATTGGAAAGTGAAGGGGTGAATTTAATTAATGTTCGTGCAGATTTAGTCCAAGGGTTTGAGATAGCTTGGCGCAGCAGCACTATTTGGTCAGTCTTAGTCGGTAGCACGGCTGCGGGAGGCTTGAGTTACTGGGTTTCTAAAAGGATTATGCAGCGATTAACTGAGATGGAACAAATAACTCAACAGTTTGCTGCTGGTCATCTACAAGCGCGGCTACCTTTGTCTGACATCCCCGAACTCAATCGCTTGGGTACGAGTTTTAACCGCATGGCTGCCAGTTTGGAAGGGGTGGAAGCACGACGGCGGGAACTGATAGGTGATATGACTCATGAACTACGCACACCGTTAACAGTTGTGCGTGGTTATTTAGAAGAACTTGCCGATGGTGAAATTGAACCATCCCCAGAGGTTTATCGGCGCTTGGCGAAAGAAACTAGACGTTTAGAACGATTAGTCAACGATTTACAAGAATTATCGAAGGCAGAAGCTGGTTATTTACCTATTAGAATACAGTCTGTCAATTTATATCCTTTATTAGAGTCTTTAGTTGAAAGATTTAGCGATCAATTGTTAGAGGATGGCCCAGTATTACTTGCGGAATTGACACCCCAAATGCCTCTTGTATTAGCAGATATCGATCGCACAGAACAAATATTAGTCAACTTGCTAGGTAACGCCATCCGTTATACTACAACAGGTTCAATTACTATCCGTACATGGACAGAAAACAGGCAACTCTGGATTGCTGTGATTGATACAGGTATTGGTATTGCTTCCGAGGATATACCCCATGTATTTGAGCGTTTTTGGCGAGCTGATCAATCGCGCGATCGCCACTCCGGTGGCACAGGTATTGGCTTAACTATCACTAAACACCTAGTAGAACTACAAAGTGGCGAAATTCATCTAGATAGTGAACTAGGTATTGGCAGCACGTTCCGCTTTTGTTTGCCTTTAGCATAA
- a CDS encoding response regulator transcription factor: protein MDILIVEDESEIAQLIQHSLEKEGFSCRTSRDGINALQMFHERPPDLIILDLMIPGLDGLEVCARIRQKPGAKDPYILMLTAKGEEIDRVIGLSTGADDYMVKPFSPRELVARVRALLRRSLRQGGQNQVNRTQHFIVDLDQRTASRQIDSHQPEALDLTTLEFNLLSTFVSNPGRVWNRTQLIDKLWGDNFFGDERVVDTHVARLRKKIEPDPTNPSFIKTVVGVGYKFEDSPVISA from the coding sequence ATGGACATTCTAATTGTTGAGGATGAATCAGAAATTGCTCAGTTAATTCAACATTCTTTAGAAAAAGAGGGCTTTTCCTGTCGGACTAGCCGCGATGGGATCAATGCTCTACAAATGTTTCACGAACGACCACCAGATTTAATCATCCTAGACCTGATGATTCCTGGGCTGGATGGGTTGGAAGTTTGCGCGAGAATTCGCCAGAAACCTGGGGCAAAAGACCCTTATATACTAATGCTCACAGCTAAAGGTGAGGAAATAGACCGGGTAATCGGCTTGTCTACGGGTGCTGATGACTATATGGTTAAACCCTTCAGCCCTAGAGAGTTGGTGGCGCGTGTCAGGGCGCTTCTACGGCGCAGCTTACGTCAAGGGGGACAAAATCAGGTAAATCGGACTCAACACTTTATAGTAGATTTAGACCAACGAACTGCCAGTCGTCAAATAGATTCCCATCAACCAGAAGCTTTAGATTTAACCACTTTAGAATTTAATTTATTAAGCACTTTTGTCAGCAATCCTGGGCGAGTGTGGAACCGTACCCAACTAATTGACAAATTGTGGGGAGATAATTTTTTTGGTGATGAGCGTGTTGTAGATACTCATGTAGCTAGGCTCAGGAAAAAAATTGAACCTGATCCCACCAATCCCAGTTTTATTAAAACTGTTGTCGGAGTTGGCTATAAATTTGAAGACTCTCCTGTAATTTCCGCATGA
- the hemB gene encoding porphobilinogen synthase — MSVENSSTAKPLNLLQRPRRLRRTATLRRMVRETTLTVDDLIYPMFVMEGEGQKVEITSMPGCYRYSLDLLLKEIAEVSQLGIPAIALFPVISENKKDDIGAESYNPEGLVQQTVKAIKQAVPDIVVITDVALDPFTTHGHDGLVDENGTILNDPTVEMLVKMALSQAAAGTDFVAPSDMMDGRIGAIRQALDAEGYINVGILAYSAKYASAYYGPFRDALDSAPKFGDKKTYQMDAANAREAIKEVELDIVEGADIVMVKPALAYLDIIHQVQQATQLPVAAYNVSGEYAMIKAAAQMGWINEKQVILESLTSMKRAGADLILTYFAKEVALMLL, encoded by the coding sequence ATGTCAGTTGAAAATTCATCTACCGCCAAACCATTGAACCTGTTGCAACGCCCCCGTCGGTTGCGTCGGACTGCAACACTGAGGCGGATGGTGCGGGAAACTACCCTGACAGTGGATGATTTGATTTATCCGATGTTTGTCATGGAAGGAGAGGGGCAGAAAGTAGAAATTACTTCCATGCCAGGATGTTATCGCTACTCCCTAGATTTGTTGCTCAAAGAGATAGCCGAAGTATCACAGCTAGGAATTCCGGCGATCGCACTTTTCCCTGTCATCTCCGAAAATAAGAAAGATGACATCGGTGCAGAAAGCTACAACCCAGAGGGATTAGTACAGCAAACAGTCAAAGCCATTAAACAAGCAGTTCCCGATATTGTTGTGATCACTGACGTAGCCCTTGACCCCTTCACCACACATGGACACGATGGTTTAGTTGATGAAAACGGCACAATCTTAAATGACCCCACAGTGGAAATGTTAGTGAAAATGGCACTTTCCCAAGCCGCCGCCGGTACAGATTTTGTTGCCCCTTCCGACATGATGGACGGCAGAATTGGCGCAATCCGTCAAGCCTTAGATGCAGAAGGCTACATCAATGTAGGGATTTTGGCATACTCCGCTAAATACGCCTCCGCCTATTACGGCCCCTTTCGGGATGCGTTAGATTCCGCCCCCAAATTTGGCGACAAAAAAACCTATCAAATGGATGCAGCCAACGCCAGAGAAGCAATTAAAGAAGTAGAACTAGATATTGTCGAAGGTGCAGATATTGTTATGGTAAAACCTGCCCTAGCTTACCTAGATATCATTCATCAAGTCCAGCAAGCTACCCAGTTACCAGTTGCAGCCTACAACGTCAGTGGCGAATACGCCATGATCAAAGCTGCGGCTCAAATGGGTTGGATTAATGAAAAACAAGTGATTTTGGAATCTTTAACCAGCATGAAACGCGCCGGCGCAGATTTAATTCTCACCTACTTTGCCAAAGAAGTAGCACTGATGTTGCTTTAG